A single region of the Austwickia chelonae genome encodes:
- a CDS encoding Rieske 2Fe-2S domain-containing protein produces the protein MKSSRLRRGPVPLDLFGESLVAWRAADRRAIVASRFCPHQGASLALGSVSDGMLRCPFHGWCFDGDGRCVSIPGVDQIPPTARTRTYPVVERYGYIWVWYGSDEPAHGFPDFPPLGARQSEYIGFRYRDVTTGTVRHLLENAVDYYHFLTLHGLPLRDIDFSVLDDQSAATANGLAITPREAWFGARVHGSLPRPDPARRPYEWLVSVLSTFGAGEQFELLVDGWPGGQRFTFSVNGQEIYKVLMGTTPVSDRVTAQIGWAGVRRTGTWWRTAWHLLLFYVQNRAGTAQDVPIYDTTVTDNNALYVRYDSGVVRFRRWYQSWVARAAADGAGR, from the coding sequence ATGAAGTCGTCCCGGCTTCGGCGTGGTCCGGTCCCGCTGGACCTGTTTGGCGAATCCCTCGTGGCCTGGCGAGCCGCGGATAGGCGGGCGATCGTGGCCTCGCGTTTCTGCCCACACCAGGGGGCCAGCCTTGCACTCGGCTCGGTGAGCGACGGAATGCTGCGGTGCCCCTTCCACGGCTGGTGCTTCGACGGCGACGGCAGGTGCGTCTCGATTCCGGGAGTCGATCAGATCCCCCCAACAGCCCGGACTCGTACCTATCCAGTGGTAGAGAGGTACGGCTACATTTGGGTGTGGTACGGCTCCGATGAGCCGGCGCACGGCTTCCCTGACTTCCCCCCGCTCGGCGCGCGGCAATCGGAGTACATCGGTTTCCGGTACCGGGACGTGACGACCGGAACCGTCCGGCATCTACTCGAGAACGCGGTCGACTACTACCACTTCCTCACTCTGCATGGTCTGCCGCTGCGCGACATCGATTTCTCTGTGCTCGACGATCAGTCAGCAGCCACTGCGAACGGGTTAGCCATCACGCCGCGCGAGGCCTGGTTCGGGGCCCGAGTCCACGGCTCGTTGCCGCGACCAGACCCCGCCCGGCGACCCTACGAATGGCTAGTCTCGGTGCTGTCCACCTTCGGAGCAGGCGAACAGTTCGAGCTCTTAGTCGACGGATGGCCGGGCGGGCAGCGGTTCACCTTCTCCGTGAACGGACAGGAGATCTACAAGGTCCTGATGGGGACGACGCCGGTCAGTGACCGAGTAACGGCCCAGATCGGCTGGGCCGGTGTGCGGAGGACGGGAACTTGGTGGCGAACCGCGTGGCACCTCCTTCTGTTCTACGTGCAGAACCGAGCTGGCACCGCCCAAGACGTGCCTATCTACGACACAACCGTCACTGATAACAACGCGCTATATGTCCGCTATGACAGCGGAGTGGTGCGCTTCCGCCGCTGGTATCAGTCCTGGGTAGCTCGCGCGGCGGCGGATGGGGCGGGACGATGA
- a CDS encoding PEP/pyruvate-binding domain-containing protein codes for MTDRVALIPLVEAGVQGVSQVGGKAARLGVLLAQGFPVPPGVCVPTGVYAYIVAPVVKQTRRLMLGSGHNSPGEIAAAVREAVRAVQLPDHLVADLALAVTDLDDGRGVAVRSSGTAEDVETASWAGLYSTTLRVSGVEQVVAAVRECWASQWSDEALAYHAGLTGSERMAILIQSMVDAHAAGVMFIPKEPGGAVIVEAVRGVADRLVDGTIDPERHVLHPGELPASPVATGAHHILGREDLAALRDLGTRVRATLGGGQDVEWAWPDGGELQLLQARPITRDVVVPPAARWESPVSGAAWARISICDSWLPGPLSPLFATTVFPALVERWAANWAGSRNNPLVPHPMHGTVEGYAYLRIDFPLNRHPLLAARLIHSFFRFHLSPVERVWRDDLLPRHRRRISELAEIDVRGQRPQALLDVVDELTDLSARYWALIGGLAWYWNVGEWVLARLFPRQEILRQHGAQAEELTYTTLLQGRDSLSHQAQCLLHDIAMGCPDDLETGLDEYRRRFGHLVYHLDIAEPTPAEDLSAAREIIRAFRDGATVDPRQRHAFLERRRREALADARRALPRLSVRRQLFEATLRWSEHWSDVRDQSLHGFTLAWPLIREAYLELGRRAVATGALVAAEDVFFLRGDELRSWVADPQRTDTSPWVELVRDRIVERERRRLLTPPMTVPPDVRVQLGPWNITGLALFGQEGTAASETQLRGSGVSGGRVRGHVRRLQTVQEAHDVTTRVVLVVPHLTPAWSPVVARVGAVVTDVGGSLSHGSIVARELGVPAVMGTGCATKVLRDGDQVEVDGTRGVVTLCGREDPPP; via the coding sequence ATGACTGATCGAGTTGCGTTGATTCCGCTCGTCGAGGCTGGTGTGCAGGGGGTTTCACAGGTGGGTGGCAAGGCCGCGCGGCTAGGTGTGCTGCTTGCCCAAGGGTTTCCTGTGCCACCCGGGGTCTGCGTGCCTACCGGCGTCTACGCCTACATCGTGGCGCCCGTGGTCAAACAGACCCGTCGGCTGATGCTTGGCAGTGGGCACAATTCACCTGGCGAGATCGCGGCGGCGGTCCGAGAGGCCGTGAGAGCGGTCCAGTTGCCGGACCACCTCGTCGCCGACCTGGCCCTGGCAGTGACGGATCTTGACGACGGCAGAGGTGTCGCTGTCCGTTCGTCCGGCACGGCAGAGGACGTCGAGACTGCGAGCTGGGCGGGGCTCTACTCGACGACCCTGCGCGTGTCCGGCGTTGAGCAGGTAGTGGCGGCGGTCCGGGAGTGCTGGGCATCGCAATGGAGTGACGAAGCACTCGCCTACCACGCTGGCCTGACCGGGAGCGAACGCATGGCGATCCTGATTCAGAGCATGGTGGACGCTCACGCAGCAGGAGTCATGTTCATTCCCAAGGAGCCCGGTGGCGCCGTCATCGTGGAGGCCGTCCGCGGCGTAGCTGACAGGCTCGTGGACGGAACTATCGACCCTGAGCGCCACGTATTGCACCCAGGCGAGCTGCCAGCGAGTCCAGTCGCAACCGGCGCCCACCACATCCTCGGCCGGGAGGACTTGGCCGCGCTCAGGGACCTCGGCACTCGGGTGCGCGCGACCCTCGGAGGCGGCCAGGACGTCGAATGGGCCTGGCCGGACGGCGGCGAACTCCAGCTGCTCCAGGCCCGGCCGATCACGAGAGACGTCGTGGTTCCGCCAGCTGCACGGTGGGAAAGTCCGGTCTCTGGAGCCGCTTGGGCACGCATCAGCATCTGTGACTCCTGGCTGCCAGGCCCCCTGTCTCCCTTGTTCGCGACGACCGTCTTCCCAGCACTAGTGGAGCGGTGGGCGGCGAATTGGGCCGGGTCGCGGAATAACCCCCTGGTCCCGCATCCCATGCATGGGACCGTCGAGGGGTACGCCTATTTGCGTATCGACTTTCCGCTCAACCGGCACCCGTTGCTCGCCGCACGCCTCATCCACTCCTTCTTCCGGTTCCACCTGTCGCCGGTGGAGCGAGTGTGGCGCGATGACCTCTTGCCCCGCCACCGGCGTCGCATCTCCGAGCTGGCGGAGATCGATGTTCGCGGACAACGTCCGCAAGCCCTGTTGGACGTTGTAGACGAGCTGACTGACCTCAGCGCCCGCTACTGGGCCCTGATCGGCGGGCTCGCTTGGTACTGGAACGTGGGTGAATGGGTCTTGGCCCGTCTCTTCCCCAGACAGGAGATTCTGCGACAGCACGGAGCGCAAGCCGAGGAGTTGACATACACGACGCTACTCCAAGGCCGCGACTCTTTGAGCCATCAGGCACAGTGTCTGCTCCACGACATCGCCATGGGCTGCCCCGACGACCTCGAGACCGGGTTGGACGAGTACCGACGCAGGTTCGGGCACCTCGTTTACCATCTCGACATCGCCGAGCCCACGCCGGCCGAGGACCTGAGCGCCGCTCGGGAGATCATCCGTGCCTTTCGGGACGGCGCGACAGTCGATCCGCGGCAGCGTCACGCGTTCCTGGAACGTCGCCGACGTGAAGCTCTCGCCGACGCCCGCCGGGCCCTGCCTCGATTATCTGTTCGACGGCAGCTGTTCGAGGCAACGCTGCGCTGGTCTGAGCACTGGAGCGATGTCCGCGACCAATCATTGCACGGCTTCACTCTCGCCTGGCCTCTCATCCGCGAGGCTTATCTTGAGCTAGGCCGACGCGCCGTGGCCACGGGAGCGCTGGTTGCCGCGGAAGATGTCTTTTTCCTCCGCGGGGACGAGCTCCGTAGCTGGGTCGCCGACCCTCAGCGGACGGACACGAGCCCCTGGGTTGAGCTGGTCCGGGACAGGATAGTCGAGCGGGAGCGCCGGAGGCTGCTGACTCCACCTATGACAGTCCCACCCGATGTCAGGGTGCAGCTGGGGCCCTGGAACATCACAGGTCTCGCTCTCTTCGGACAGGAGGGCACTGCAGCGAGCGAGACCCAGCTGCGCGGCTCCGGGGTGAGCGGAGGACGAGTACGTGGCCACGTCAGGCGGCTCCAGACCGTACAGGAAGCACACGATGTTACGACCCGAGTTGTTCTTGTCGTCCCCCATCTCACACCCGCCTGGTCGCCGGTCGTCGCACGTGTGGGGGCTGTGGTCACCGATGTCGGGGGCTCGCTGTCGCATGGCTCAATCGTTGCCCGCGAGCTCGGCGTGCCGGCGGTGATGGGCACCGGCTGCGCCAC